A region of Vitis vinifera cultivar Pinot Noir 40024 chromosome 15, ASM3070453v1 DNA encodes the following proteins:
- the LOC100261523 gene encoding eukaryotic translation initiation factor 4G isoform X1 has protein sequence MSINQSRSDKNDGHYRKSGARSGSSAQQRTFLVGAGKGGGNAPPSSAFVPSSSLSSNRSFKRPNNAQGGQSRVSVGAANSESANPSSQQRGIQNGVHTQPSSHGVSDAPAGKPTDSAPQRISRAPKAPSSKVPSSYTAAVSSDTASQTAPDNAPDDSRLQFSLQFGSINPGFVNGMQIPARTSSAPPNLDEQKRDQARHDTFIAVPTLPLPSNPKQHLPRKGVIASEQSNAGEAHPLSKGKRDVQVSSASPANQTQKPSVLPMTGISMQIPYHQPQVSVQFSGPNPQLQSQGMTATSLQMPMPMPLQMGNASQVQQQVFVPGLQPHPLQPQGMIHQGQGLSFTTPMGPQLSPQLGNLQMGMTPQYTQQQPGKFGGPRKTTVKITHPDTHEELRLDKRADPYLDGGSSGPSGPRSHPNLPPPSQSIPSFTPPHPINFYTNSYNASSLFFPSPSSLPLTSTPLTSSTQTPRFNYPVSQGPPTGPFINAPTHNSLSVSKTGTAMQGVAEPLNLEHARDVHNVMSSVPSSTSQVTIKPAVVSVVEKVTDALPPLSSAATEKVESPKLLRLPGETSSFHLPRNTDINSETSLQQPKTDLEPSTSTLLPGASKQFSVATDTVSVESSASNTLSSAPSVLSDENASVVTSNEGRRRETLGRSNSIKEHQKKTGKKGHPQPQQQVGGQTASLSNLPSRPMERGISSKIGVTETLEPKAVHGTLGNSEDVLDFTREPVSTITADSADASELKADSFGEGSAHGPPKTPGAGITNHIKDTRNEKQSDFSLQNELSKYSTVAIEGQGESELPEGFKQDAHCLEKSSESISSISLEAVKQPVPDSELKVTTSSIEVGLVETAQEVDVSVSCCTEIDRTTENSVAPTPTTLESINVETVPSNAVLPTSSYGDKNSSFDASLSRSDSIGVKEIIVAKSAASDQESVPVPTPYLSESTVKPEGAGVENGSGGLVSHPVSSSKDKPTVELNRPKTTVKKKKRKEILQKADAAGTTSDLYMAYKGPEEKKETIISSESTSAGNVKQVSADAGQEDVVGSDIGEQPKAEPDDWEDAADISTPKLETQDNGVANGGSMLDDKDGNGVLGKKYSRDFLLTFADQCNDLPEGFEITSDIAEALMISNINMSHLIDRDSYPSPGRIVDRQAGGSRPDRRGSGVVDDDKWSKLPGPFSSGRDLRPDIGYGGNVVGFRSVQGGNYGVLRNPRGQSTMQYVGGILSGPMQSMGSQGGQRNSPDADRWQRATGFQKGLIPSPQTSVQMHRAEKKYEVGKATDEEEVKQRKLKAILNKLTPQNFEKLFEQVKAVNIDNADTLTRVISQIFDKALMEPTFCEMYANFCFHLARELPDFSEDNEKITFKRLLLNKCQEEFERGEREQEEANRADEEGEIKQSEEEREEKRIKARRRMLGNIRLIGELYKKRMLTERIMHECIKKLLGQYQNPDEEDIESLCKLMSTIGEMIDHPKAKEHMDVYFDRMAKLSNNMKLSSRVRFMLKDAIDLRKNKWQQRRKVEGPKKIEEVHRDAAQERQAQASRLSRGPSMNSSTRRGAPPMDFGPRGSTMLSSPNSQMGGFRGLPSPQVRGFGAQDVRLEDRQSYESRTPSVPLPHRSIGDDSITLGPQGGLARGMSIRGPPAMSSGPLGDISPGSGDSRRLTAGLNGYSSVPDRTTYSSREEIMPRYIPERFGGPSAYDQSSTQDRNLQYVNRDVRTPDRGFDRSLATSPPARAHGPAVSQNVPPEKVWPEERLRDMSIAAIKEFYSAKDENEVALCIKDLNSPGFYPSMVSIWVTDSFERKDKEMDMLAKLLVNLTKSRDAMLSQVQLIKGFEAVLTALEDAVNDAPKAAEFLGRIFAMVIIENVIPLRELGQIILEGGEEPGRLREIGLAAEVLGSTLEIIKSEKGENVLNEIRKVSNLRLDDFRPPDPSYRSAKLDKFI, from the exons ATGTCCATCAATCAATCAAGGTCCGACAAGAACGACGGGCATTACAGGAAGTCCGGCGCGCGATCCGGTAGCTCCGCGCAGCAGAGGACCTTCTTAGTCGGTGCCGGGAAGGGCGGCGGGAACGCCCCTCCTTCGTCGGCGTTTGTTCCTTCTTCATCCTTGTCTTCCAATCGGAG TTTTAAGAGGCCTAACAATGCACAAGGAGGGCAATCTAGGGTAAGTGTTGGCGCCGCAAATTCGGAGTCTGCGAATCCTTCATCTCAGCAGCGTGGTATACAGAATGGTGTCCATACACAGCCATCGTCACATG gagtatcTGATGCCCCAGCTGGCAAACCCACTGATTCGGCGCCTCAGAGAATCAGTCGAGCTCCAAAGGCCCCATCTTCCAAGGTCCCGTCTTCTTATACAGCTGCTGTTAGTTCTGACACAGCATCACAAACAGCACCTGACAATG CCCCAGACGATAGCAGGTTACAATTCTCTCTTCAGTTTGGGTCCATAAATCCAGGTTTTGTGAATGGAATGCAG ATACCTGCTCGAACTAGTTCAGCTCCCCCTAATTTGGATGAGCAGAAGCGGGACCAG GCACGCCATGATACTTTTATAGCTGTGCCTACATTGCCGCTTCCTTCCAATCCTAAGCAGCACTTGCCAAGGAAGGGCGTGATTGCTAGTGAGCAATCTAATGCTGGGGAGGCTCATCCCCTTTCTAAGGGTAAAAGGGATGTCCAAGTATCATCTGCATCTCCTGCTAACCAAACACAGAAGCCTTCTGTCCTTCCTATGACTGGGATTTCTATGCAAATACCGTATCACCAGCCACAGGTTTCTGTACAATTTAGTGGTCCAAACCCACAACTACAGTCTCAAGGCATGACAGCTACTTCATTGCAAATGCCTATGCCAATGCCATTACAGATGGGGAATGCTTCCCAAGTGCAGCAGCAGGTATTTGTTCCAGGTCTACAGCCCCATCCCTTGCAACCTCAGGGAATGATTCATCAGGGCCAGGGCTTGAGTTTTACAACTCCAATGGGGCCTCAACTATCCCCTCAGTTGGGAAACTTGCAAATGGGGATGACTCCGCAATATACACAACAACAGCCTGGGAAATTTGGTGGCCCTCGCAAAACTACTGTCAAGATTACTCATCCTGATACACATGAGGAGCTGAGGCTTGATAAACGGGCTGATCCATATTTGGATGGCGGGTCGTCAGGTCCATCAGGCCCAAGGTCCCATCCTAATTTGCCTCCTCCCTCCCAATCTATTCCATCATTTACACCCCCACATCCAATCAACTTCTATACCAATTCCTACAATGCCAGTTCCCTCTTCTTTCCTTCTCCAAGTTCGCTTCCCCTTACAAGCACCCCATTAACTTCCAGCACTCAAACACCAAGGTTTAACTATCCTGTTAGCCAAGGTCCACCAACTGGACCATTCATAAATGCGCCTACTCATAACTCCTTGTCTGTTAGTAAGACTGGGACGGCAATGCAGGGTGTTGCCGAACCATTGAACTTGGAACATGCCCGTGATGTTCATAATGTAATGTCTTCTGTGCCATCATCCACATCACAGGTTACAATAAAACCGGCTGTTGTCTCTGTTGTAGAAAAGGTTACAGATGCTCTACCTCCACTTAGCTCAGCTGCCACTGAAAAGGTTGAATCACCTAAACTTTTAAGGCTGCCTGGTGAAACTAGCTCATTTCATCTGCCAAGGAATACTGACATCAATTCAGAAACCTCTTTACAACAACCAAAAACTGATCTTGAACCCTCAACATCCACATTGTTACCAGGGGCAAGCAAGCAATTTTCTGTGGCCACAGATACTGTTTCTGTGGAGAGCTCAGCATCCAATACTTTGTCCTCTGCTCCAAGTGTCCTTTCTGATGAAAATGCATCAGTTGTGACCAGCAATGAAGGCAGAAGAAGAGAAACCCTTGGCAGGTCAAACTCGATTAAGGAGCATCAGAAGAAGACTGGAAAGAAAGGACATCCCCAACCACAACAGCAG GTTGGCGGGCAAACTGCTTCTTTGTCAAACTTGCCTTCTCGGCCTATGGAACGTggtatttcttcaaaaattggAGTCACTGAGACTCTGGAACCTAAGGCAGTTCATGGTACATTGGGCAACAGTGAAGACGTCTTGGATTTTACCCGGGAACCAGTGTCTACCATTACTGCTGACAGTGCTGATGCTTCTGAATTGAAGGCTGATAGTTTTGGGGAAGGGTCTGCCCATGGACCACCCAAAACACCTGGTGCTGGTATCACTAATCATATAAAAGACACTCGTAATGAAAAGCAGTCTGATTTTTCTTTGCAAAATgaattatcaaaatattcaaCTGTGGCAATAGAAGGACAAGGAGAAAGTGAATTGCCTGAAGGGTTCAAACAAGATGCCCATTGTTTAGAGaagtcatcagaatcaatttcctCTATATCTCTAGAAGCTGTTAAACAACCTGTACCAGATTCTGAGTTGAAGGTAACAACAAGCAGCATTGAGGTTGGATTAGTGGAAACTGCACAGGAGGTGGATGTTTCTGTCAGTTGTTGCACAGAAATTGATAGGACAACTGAAAATTCAGTGGCACCTACTCCCACAACTTTGGAATCCATAAATGTTGAAACTGTTCCATCCAATGCTGTATTACCCACTAGTTCTTATGGTGATAAGAATTCGTCTTTTGATGCTTCTTTGAGTAGAAGTGATAGTATTGGTGTCAAAGAAATTATTGTTGCAAAATCTGCTGCATCAGATCAAGAATCTGTTCCTGTTCCCACCCCATATCTTTCAGAATCAACTGTAAAACCTGAAGGGGCAGGTGTGGAAAATGGTAGTGGTGGGTTGGTTTCCCATCCTGTATCAAGTTCCAAGGATAAACCCACTGTAGAACTAAATAGGCCCAAGACTACggttaaaaaaaagaagaggaaagaaaTTCTTCAGAAAGCTGATGCTGCTGGGACAACCTCTGATCTTTATATGGCATACAAGGGTCCAGAGGAGAAGAAAGAAACTATCATCTCTTCAGAAAGCACTTCTGCTGGTAATGTAAAACAGGTCAGTGCTGATGCTGGTCAGGAAGATGTTGTAGGAAGTGATATAGGTGAGCAGCCTAAAGCTGAGCCAGATGATTGGGAAGATGCAGCTGACATCTCCACACCGAAATTGGAAACTCAAGACAATGGTGTCGCTAATGGAGGATCAATGCTTGATGACAAAGATGGAAACGGGGTTTTGGGCAAAAAGTATTCCAGAGATTTCCTGCTGACATTTGCAGACCAATGTAATGATCTTCCGGAGGGTTTTGAAATTACATCTGATATAGCTGAGGCACTGATGATTTCTAATATTAATATGTCTCATCTTATTGATCGTGACTCATACCCAAGTCCTGGAAGAATTGTGGATAGGCAGGCAGGGGGTTCTCGACCAGATCGCCGTGGGAGTGGTGTGGTGGATGATGACAAATGGAGTAAACTTCCTGGGCCTTTCTCTTCTGGACGAGATCTGCGACCAGATATTGGTTATGGGGGTAATGTGGTAGGCTTTCGATCTGTCCAAGGAGGAAACTATGGTGTGTTAAGGAACCCACGTGGGCAGTCGACTATGCAGTATGTTGGAGGAATCCTCTCTGGACCAATGCAATCAATGGGTTCTCAGGGAGGGCAACGGAATAGTCCTGATGCTGATAGATGGCAGCGTGCTACTGGCTTCCAGAAGGGTTTAATTCCTTCTCCTCAAACTTCGGTACAGATGCACAGAGCTGAGAAGAAGTATGAAGTGGGTAAAGCGACAGATGAGGAAGAGGTAAAACAAAGGAAGTTGAAAGCTATCCTGAACAAGCTGACTCCTCAGAACTTTGAAAAGCTTTTTGAGCAAGTAAAAGCAGTTAATATTGACAATGCAGACACTCTCACTCGTGTCATCTCACAGATCTTTGACAAAGCTTTAATGGAACCTACTTTCTGTGAAATGTATGCTAACTTCTGTTTTCATCTGGCGAGAGAGCTGCCCGACTTCAGTGAAGACAATGAAAAGATCACTTTCAAAAGATTGCTTCTCAACAAGTGTCAGGAGGAATTTGAGAGAGGGGAAAGAGAACAAGAAGAAGCTAATAGAGCTGATGAGGAGGGTGAGATTAAACAGTCTGAAGAGGAAAGGGAGGAGAAGAGAATCAAAGCACGAAGAAGGATGTTGGGCAACATTAGATTGATTGGGGAATTGTACAAGAAGAGGATGTTGACCGAGAGGATAATGCATGAGTGCATCAAGAAGTTGTTAGGGCAGTATCAGAATCCTGATGAGGAAGATATAGAATCTTTGTGCAAACTGATGAGCACAATTGGAGAGATGATTGATCATCCCAAAGCCAAGGAGCATATGGATGTATACTTTGATAGGATGGCGAAGTTATCGAACAACATGAAACTATCTTCTAGGGTAAGGTTCATGTTGAAGGATGCAATTGATTTGCGAAAAAATAAATGGcaacaaagaagaaaagttGAAGGGCCGAAGAAGATTGAGGAAGTGCACAGGGATGCAGCTCAAGAAAGACAGGCTCAAGCTAGTAGGCTATCTCGTGGTCCAAGCATGAATTCATCAACAAGAAGGGGGGCCCCTCCTATGGACTTTGGTCCAAGAGGTTCAACTATGTTATCATCTCCAAATTCCCAAATGGGTGGTTTCCGGGGTTTGCCATCTCCTCAGGTTCGTGGGTTTGGTGCTCAGGATGTTCGATTAGAGGATAGACAATCTTATGAAAGCAGGACTCCATCAGTTCCATTGCCTCATAGATCCATTGGTGATGATTCTATTACTCTTGGTCCTCAGGGTGGTCTTGCTAGGGGAATGTCCATTAGAGGGCCACCAGCTATGTCTAGTGGTCCTTTGGGTGATATTTCTCCTGGTTCAGGAGACTCTAGAAGGTTGACAGCCGGTTTGAATGGTTATAGTTCTGTACCGGATAGGACAACTTACAGTTCAAGAGAGGAAATCATGCCAAGGTACATCCCCGAGAGATTTGGTGGTCCATCTGCCTATGACCAGTCAAGTACACAAGACCGAAATCTGCAGTATGTAAACAGGGATGTAAGAACCCCAGATCGTGGCTTTGATCGATCTCTTGCCACCTCTCCACCTGCACGGGCACACGGACCAGCTGTCTCACAAAATGTTCCTCCAGAGAAGGTATGGCCCGAGGAACGTTTACGTGACATGTCCATAGCAGCAATTAAAGAATTTTACAG TGCCAAAGATGAGAATGAAGTTGCTTTGTGCATCAAAGATCTAAATTCCCCAGGCTTCTACCCATCTATGGTGTCTATTTGGGTTACAGACTCTTTTGAGAGGAAAGACAAAGAAATGGACATGCTGGCTAAGCTTCTTGTCAATCTAACAAAATCTCGGGATGCCATGTTAAGTCAAGTTCAACTAATCAAAGG ATTTGAAGCTGTACTGACTGCTTTGGAGGATGCTGTAAATGATGCCCCAAAAGCAGCAGAATTTCTTGGTCGCATCTTTGCCATGGTTATCATAGAGAATGTGATTCCCTTAAGGGAGTTAGGGCAGATAATACTTGAAGGTGGAGAAGAGCCTGGTCGGCTGCGAGAAATCGGGCTTGCGGCTGAAGTTCTGGGGAGCACATTGGAGATTATCAAATCAGAGAAAGGGGAGAATGTGTTGAACGAGATTCGCAAAGTGTCCAATTTGCGGTTGGATGACTTCCGGCCTCCTGATCCTTCTTACAGATCAGCAAAATTAGATAAATTTATTTAG